A single genomic interval of Helianthus annuus cultivar XRQ/B chromosome 13, HanXRQr2.0-SUNRISE, whole genome shotgun sequence harbors:
- the LOC118485857 gene encoding uncharacterized protein LOC118485857 — protein sequence MTTLATTSNPPKENPITFQYPTLTSTNYTTWSIKMEAILDAQGLWDSIEPQTGVVPDEKKSKQARAFIFQAIPEEILMQVTKKKTAKEVWESLKTRFVGAERVQKARLHTLKSEFEVLRMKDGEYAGKLSGMISKYNSVGATLSDKDLVSKLLDTATEKFIHLVASMEQYSDIETMPFEEAIGRLKAYEDRLRLRKGNVAGESTLLLTKIDVQASNKGSGRSSSKGNRGRGWNSDRGGRSGSRGGRGSGRGRGGRNGGKNYHEGNSSYRKPRDKSHVKCFECNQYGHYASKCKNEKKQDPEVHLTRETEDEPTLLLSVCGEEAQKMVLGVCGEEAQKMVLLNEEKVFPKLHERRNGSNKDTWYLDNGASNHMTGRKDAFAELNKTVTGQVRFGDGSKVEIRGKGSLMFSCKNGEQLGMAMGRAWAGYW from the coding sequence ATGACAACCCTAGCCACTACCTCTAATCCTCCAAAGGAGAATCCGATCACTTTTCAGTACCCTACACTCACCTCTACGAATTACACTACCTGGTCTATTAAGATGGAAGCGATTTTGGATGCCCAAGGATTGTGGGATTCAATCGAGCCGCAAACCGGTGTGGTTCCTGATGAAAAGAAAAGTAAACAGGCTCGAGCTTTCATTTTTCAGGCGATACCAGAAGAGATTTTGATGCAGGTTACGAAGAAGAAGACTGCCAAGGAGGTTTGGGAGTCTTTGAAAACGAGATTTGTAGGAGCTGAAAGGGTGCAGAAGGCCAGATTGCATACGCTGAAAAGTGAATTTGAAGTTTTACGTATGAAGGACGGTGAGTATGCGGGAAAGCTCTCCGGGATGATATCCAAATATAATAGTGTTGGTGCAACACTTTCAGATAAGGATTTAGTTAGTAAGTTGTTAGACACGGCAACAGAGAAGTTTATACACCTTGTAGCCTCTATGGAGCAATACTCGGACATTGAAACGATGCCATTTGAAGAGGCTATAGGACGTTTAAAGGCATATGAGGACCGGCTGAGATTGAGAAAAGGAAACGTTGCTGGAGAAAGTACTCTGTTACTTACCAAGATAGATGTGCAGGCAAGTAATAAAGGATCGGGTAGATCAAGTTCAAAAGGAAATCGAGGCCGCGGTTGGAACAGTGACAGAGGTGGTAGAAGCGGGTCACGAGGTGGTCGTGGTTCCGGTAGAGGTCGGGGTGGTCGAAATGGAGGCAAGAATTATCACGAAGGGAATAGTTCGTATCGCAAACCACGTGACAAGAGTCACGTAAAGTGTTTCGAATGTAACCAATATGGTCACTACGCCTCCAAATGCAAGAATGAGAAGAAGCAAGATCCGGAAGTACATTTAACAAGAGAGACCGAAGATGAACCCACCTTGCTACTAAGTGTTTGTGGTGAGGAAGCTCAAAAAATGGTCCTGGGTGTTTGTGGTGAGGAAGCTCAAAAAATGGTCCTGTTAAACGAGGAAAAGGTGTTTCCTAAGCTGCATGAGAGACGGAACGGGTCGAACAAAGATACGTGGTATCTTGATAACGGAGCAAGTAACCACATGACGGGAAGAAAAGACGCATTTGCAGAATTGAATAAAACCGTAACGGGTCAAGTTCGGTTCGGAGATGGATCAAAAGTTGAGATTCGAGGTAAAGGTTCACTTATGTTTAGTTGTAAAAATGGTGAGCAATTAGGAATGGCAATGGGCCGggcttgggccgggtattggtaa